In a single window of the Thermotoga sp. KOL6 genome:
- a CDS encoding TIGR00529 family membrane protein, with protein MYSFSVLISLLAIVIFQRILKKLSLSLLSGIIILFFALRIHRIVEMVSLVLVSGSFWSLLTTVFLIYLLSSIMEVSGDYEKFSKEMKNVFSRNVDSFVPALMGLMPMPGGALFTAPIVKNSLPDENPLKLAIRNYWFRHTIEFFWPIYPAFVLVSELSEISIDRISMGLFPVFAIAFLVGWVFFNGRQLPKISPPESFYNLVSLIPILGTGVLIFFFKIPGWQALLLNTVGYGIFRRKHFFQALKTILKKWDIIVVLFLVYLYKIAIDQHNVGEMISIEFTSWNLPPWLLLVFLPLIAGISTGITQAAVGISLPVILGIFDEKSALYTYMFAVGGVILSPVHLCVVLSAKYFAVDVFSILKRVSLPLIITLVLGTLVLEAVT; from the coding sequence TTGTATTCATTCTCCGTTCTCATATCACTCCTGGCAATCGTGATCTTTCAGAGAATATTGAAGAAACTATCACTTTCGTTGCTCTCTGGCATAATCATCCTGTTTTTCGCTTTGAGAATTCACAGAATTGTTGAGATGGTCTCTCTTGTACTCGTATCCGGCTCTTTTTGGTCTCTTCTGACAACGGTTTTCTTGATTTACCTGTTGTCCAGCATAATGGAAGTTTCCGGCGATTACGAAAAATTTTCCAAGGAGATGAAAAACGTTTTCTCCAGAAACGTTGACTCCTTTGTACCCGCTCTCATGGGACTCATGCCGATGCCTGGGGGTGCCCTTTTCACAGCACCTATTGTGAAAAATTCCCTTCCGGATGAAAACCCACTGAAACTGGCTATCAGAAACTATTGGTTCAGACATACGATAGAGTTCTTCTGGCCCATATATCCCGCCTTTGTTCTAGTTTCGGAACTCTCTGAGATCAGCATTGATCGGATTTCCATGGGACTCTTTCCTGTTTTCGCCATCGCCTTTCTGGTAGGATGGGTGTTCTTCAACGGAAGGCAACTCCCAAAGATATCGCCTCCCGAATCTTTTTACAACCTTGTCTCTTTGATCCCTATCTTGGGAACAGGTGTTTTGATCTTCTTTTTCAAAATTCCTGGATGGCAAGCTTTACTCCTTAACACTGTAGGATACGGGATATTCAGAAGAAAGCATTTTTTTCAAGCTTTGAAGACTATTCTAAAAAAATGGGACATCATAGTGGTTCTCTTCCTCGTATATCTTTACAAGATCGCGATCGACCAACACAACGTCGGTGAAATGATTTCTATAGAATTCACTAGTTGGAATCTTCCTCCGTGGTTGCTCTTGGTTTTCTTACCTCTCATTGCCGGAATCTCAACAGGTATAACCCAAGCAGCAGTTGGTATTTCCCTTCCTGTCATTTTAGGAATTTTTGATGAAAAATCCGCTCTCTACACTTACATGTTCGCCGTTGGAGGGGTGATTCTCTCTCCAGTTCATCTTTGTGTGGTACTTTCTGCGAAATACTTCGCAGTCGACGTTTTCAGCATACTTAAAAGAGTGAGTTTGCCCCTCATCATCACTTTAGTGTTGGGAACGCTCGTGTTGGAGGCGGTAACGTGA
- a CDS encoding acyl-CoA dehydratase activase has protein sequence MTGVCAGSTSISFYNRGEKGNLPHNGDPLALLSSMIPTFLEKGPVVLTGRKTREIIDLPQISEAEATEIAYRNLMKKYGLVEAVVSAGGENTILYRVNKKGIITGIYTGSKCASGTGEFFLQQLQRMGVSLEEANLVNTEKYYELSSRCTVFCKSDCTHALNKGVPKELVLNGLGKVMADKIVELANKANVRKILLVGGTTRNNLMLKHLKKMLEVIVPEEALFFEAYGAYLWGVSNNIKTKRSFLIKKEKRSSFPTHEPLRKFTHLVEFKEMPFQEPENGDICIVGIDVGSTTTKAVLMRYEDNAILAGVYLRTLGDPIKAARQCYTSILEQLNGTKVKIVGLGVTGSGRKIVGLYSQTDAVYNEIMAHAKAAAHFDPEVDTIFEIGGQDAKYTYLVNGVPTDYAMNEACSAGTGSFLEEAAGESLRIHYTEIGDLAMKGENPPNFSDQCAAFIGSDVKTAVNEGISKEDICAGLVYSVCMNYLNRVKGSRPVGNKIFMQGGVCYNKAVPVAMAALVGKPIIVPPHPGLMGAYGVALLTKENIELGLLKKKEFDLKELVSREVKYRGTFVCPGGKEKCDRKCEIRIIEIEGKRFPFGGACNKYENVVRHTSIDSAKYNFVKKRERFIFDFEKRAVSGKTIGLSKSLAMNNLFPLFYTFLTELGFDVVVPDKSDREGWERKNSEFCFPVELSHGYMYNLLSKKPDLILVPRIRGIKVTNSENYNVFCPFVQSEPDWIVSAFPELREKFVSEYFDFSRGDERDQFLKLAEKLGKSREEGEKAFEKAWRVFQGRFDAIKDEWNHFLKELENADFGVVLFGRSYNAFSSDANMGIPEKFATRGIPIVNFDSIPFEMEEGYRNMYWSWGEMILKAARFVKKHPKLFGVYITNFSCGPDSFIISYFRDIMGKKPSLVLELDSHTADAGIETRVEAFIDIVRSYLRLKEEETKKDVKRPYTVLEKGKLYVVTPDGAKKSLDDERVKVVFPSMGQFGSQCLSAAFRYYGIKSDVCPPPNVEEFKLGRSNSLSKECLPLQLTLGSLIKYIGEKSSDDEIILYFMPETMGPCRFGQYSVFMNLWLDRHNVKNVTLFGLNSENAYAGLGTAFRIRLWLAVVVSDVFFDVERGVMTLAKDKEEAKKIVEACKEKILMSLANDSLGKFFKTLGEVAKVISSVEKIMDYDKAPKVLLTGEIYVRRDEFSRKNLENLMERNGIIMHISPVHEWIYYTDYLFLRRLISPNSTPMDRFKKHLEIFVKRYIERKVKKILERTGFYKGHLVNVEEIVNSAKDFLNPKLTGEAILTIGTILHEIVNYYDGVISIGPFGCMPSRIAEAIVKRGMEEQKLRAKGMAKKVLEEFGDLPVIHVESDGNPFTPVIQNKLETFIFQVRRLRNYLNGIVNNRTVVGKEKESIPEKVKIDS, from the coding sequence ATGACCGGTGTATGTGCTGGGTCCACGAGCATATCGTTTTACAATAGAGGAGAGAAAGGGAATCTTCCCCATAATGGAGATCCTTTAGCACTTCTGTCTTCTATGATTCCTACCTTCCTTGAAAAGGGCCCCGTTGTTCTCACCGGGCGTAAAACACGGGAAATCATAGATCTTCCCCAGATTTCCGAGGCCGAAGCCACTGAGATTGCATACAGAAACCTAATGAAGAAGTACGGACTGGTAGAGGCTGTGGTCAGTGCAGGCGGAGAGAACACCATTCTCTATAGAGTAAACAAAAAGGGTATAATAACCGGTATATACACAGGAAGCAAATGTGCTTCGGGAACGGGTGAATTCTTTCTCCAGCAGCTTCAAAGAATGGGTGTTTCTCTGGAAGAGGCGAATCTTGTTAATACGGAGAAATATTACGAACTTTCTTCGAGATGCACTGTGTTCTGTAAGAGTGATTGTACGCATGCTTTGAACAAAGGGGTTCCGAAAGAACTCGTTTTGAATGGCTTGGGGAAAGTGATGGCGGATAAAATTGTAGAGTTGGCGAACAAAGCGAATGTGAGGAAAATTCTCCTCGTCGGTGGCACAACCAGGAACAATCTCATGTTGAAACATCTCAAAAAGATGCTGGAAGTTATTGTGCCCGAAGAAGCTTTGTTTTTCGAAGCGTATGGAGCCTATCTATGGGGAGTATCGAACAACATCAAAACGAAGCGTTCATTTCTGATAAAAAAAGAGAAGAGGTCGAGTTTTCCTACTCATGAACCTTTGAGAAAATTCACTCATCTCGTTGAGTTTAAAGAAATGCCTTTTCAGGAACCTGAAAACGGAGATATCTGTATCGTAGGAATAGATGTTGGATCTACTACCACTAAAGCAGTTTTGATGAGATACGAAGACAATGCCATCTTGGCTGGAGTATATTTGAGGACTTTGGGGGATCCCATAAAGGCAGCTCGTCAATGTTATACCTCCATTCTTGAGCAACTAAACGGTACAAAGGTCAAGATCGTTGGTCTCGGTGTTACAGGATCTGGAAGAAAGATCGTAGGTCTTTATTCTCAGACCGATGCCGTTTATAACGAGATCATGGCCCATGCTAAAGCAGCTGCACATTTCGATCCAGAAGTGGACACCATCTTTGAAATAGGAGGACAAGACGCAAAATACACGTATCTTGTAAACGGTGTTCCCACTGATTATGCGATGAACGAGGCGTGTTCCGCGGGTACAGGTTCTTTTCTGGAAGAAGCAGCAGGGGAGTCCCTCAGAATCCATTATACAGAGATAGGAGATCTTGCTATGAAGGGTGAGAATCCTCCGAACTTCAGTGACCAATGTGCCGCTTTCATTGGAAGTGACGTTAAAACCGCTGTGAATGAGGGGATTTCCAAAGAGGATATCTGTGCAGGTTTGGTGTACTCTGTCTGTATGAACTATTTGAACAGAGTGAAAGGAAGTAGGCCGGTTGGCAATAAGATTTTCATGCAGGGTGGTGTTTGCTACAATAAAGCGGTTCCTGTTGCCATGGCTGCGCTGGTTGGAAAACCGATCATCGTCCCTCCCCATCCCGGGTTGATGGGTGCGTACGGTGTGGCACTTCTCACCAAAGAAAACATAGAACTAGGCCTTTTGAAAAAGAAAGAGTTCGATTTGAAAGAATTGGTATCTAGGGAGGTTAAATACAGAGGAACTTTCGTTTGTCCCGGTGGAAAGGAGAAGTGCGATAGAAAATGTGAGATCAGGATCATAGAAATAGAGGGTAAACGGTTTCCGTTTGGTGGCGCTTGTAACAAGTACGAAAACGTAGTGCGTCACACTAGTATTGACAGTGCAAAGTACAACTTTGTGAAGAAGAGGGAAAGATTTATCTTCGATTTCGAAAAACGCGCTGTTTCTGGAAAAACGATCGGGCTCAGTAAATCTCTCGCCATGAACAATCTTTTTCCCTTGTTCTACACATTTTTAACTGAGTTGGGATTCGATGTCGTTGTCCCCGACAAATCCGACAGAGAAGGTTGGGAGCGAAAGAACTCAGAATTCTGCTTTCCTGTTGAGCTTTCTCATGGGTATATGTACAATCTTCTTTCTAAAAAACCTGACTTGATCTTGGTTCCGAGAATACGTGGAATAAAAGTGACGAACTCGGAAAATTACAACGTTTTCTGTCCTTTCGTTCAAAGTGAACCCGACTGGATTGTGTCAGCTTTTCCAGAATTAAGAGAAAAGTTTGTGAGTGAGTATTTTGATTTCTCTCGCGGAGATGAAAGAGATCAGTTTCTCAAACTAGCGGAAAAGCTCGGTAAGTCAAGGGAAGAAGGGGAAAAGGCTTTCGAAAAAGCATGGAGGGTGTTTCAGGGAAGATTTGATGCGATAAAAGATGAATGGAATCATTTTTTGAAAGAGTTGGAAAACGCAGATTTTGGTGTCGTGCTCTTCGGGAGGTCTTACAATGCGTTCTCTTCTGATGCAAACATGGGTATTCCAGAAAAGTTCGCCACTCGCGGGATACCTATCGTAAATTTCGATTCGATACCTTTCGAAATGGAAGAGGGTTACAGGAACATGTACTGGTCATGGGGAGAAATGATTTTGAAAGCGGCCCGCTTTGTAAAAAAGCATCCAAAACTTTTTGGTGTTTACATAACTAACTTCAGTTGTGGTCCTGATTCTTTCATCATATCCTACTTCAGAGACATAATGGGAAAAAAGCCATCTTTGGTTTTGGAACTAGACAGTCATACAGCAGATGCAGGTATAGAAACCCGTGTAGAAGCGTTCATCGACATAGTAAGAAGTTATCTCAGATTGAAAGAAGAAGAGACAAAGAAAGATGTGAAAAGACCTTATACTGTTTTGGAAAAAGGGAAACTTTACGTTGTGACACCAGATGGTGCGAAAAAGTCCCTCGATGATGAACGAGTGAAAGTAGTCTTCCCTTCGATGGGTCAGTTTGGTTCACAATGTCTCTCTGCTGCTTTCAGATACTACGGTATAAAATCTGATGTTTGTCCGCCTCCAAATGTGGAAGAATTCAAACTTGGAAGAAGCAACTCCCTTTCCAAAGAGTGCCTTCCACTTCAACTCACGCTCGGAAGTCTCATAAAGTATATCGGGGAAAAGAGCAGTGATGATGAGATCATCTTGTACTTCATGCCGGAGACGATGGGACCGTGTAGGTTTGGTCAATACAGTGTTTTCATGAATCTATGGTTAGACAGGCACAACGTGAAGAATGTGACTCTCTTCGGCTTGAATTCAGAAAATGCTTATGCAGGGCTCGGAACGGCGTTCAGAATCAGATTATGGCTTGCTGTTGTGGTTTCCGACGTTTTCTTCGATGTAGAAAGAGGAGTGATGACTCTGGCAAAAGACAAAGAAGAAGCAAAAAAGATAGTCGAGGCGTGTAAAGAAAAAATATTGATGAGTTTGGCTAACGACTCACTGGGCAAGTTTTTCAAGACACTCGGAGAAGTTGCGAAAGTGATTTCGAGTGTCGAAAAGATCATGGACTACGACAAAGCTCCGAAGGTCCTTCTGACCGGAGAAATATACGTGAGGAGAGATGAATTCTCGAGGAAGAATCTGGAGAATCTGATGGAGAGGAACGGTATCATCATGCATATTTCTCCGGTTCATGAATGGATATATTACACCGACTATCTCTTCTTGAGAAGGCTCATATCCCCGAATTCCACTCCAATGGATAGATTTAAAAAGCACCTGGAGATTTTTGTGAAGAGATACATTGAAAGGAAAGTGAAAAAAATTCTTGAAAGGACAGGATTTTACAAAGGACATCTCGTGAACGTGGAAGAAATTGTTAATTCAGCGAAAGACTTTCTAAATCCAAAACTAACGGGTGAAGCGATCCTTACGATAGGAACCATTCTTCATGAGATAGTGAATTATTACGATGGAGTCATATCAATAGGACCGTTCGGGTGTATGCCGAGCAGAATAGCAGAAGCTATCGTGAAGAGGGGAATGGAAGAACAAAAACTCAGAGCGAAAGGAATGGCGAAAAAGGTTTTAGAAGAGTTTGGAGACCTACCTGTTATTCACGTAGAATCCGATGGTAACCCATTCACTCCCGTGATTCAAAATAAGCTGGAAACGTTCATCTTCCAAGTGAGAAGATTGAGAAACTATTTGAACGGAATAGTGAACAACAGAACCGTAGTTGGGAAAGAAAAAGAGAGTATACCCGAAAAGGTCAAGATTGATTCATAA
- a CDS encoding ABC transporter ATP-binding protein, translating into MALFDGIPEKNDRREESIHERISTVMTVEHLKIRYDELLVVEDLSLNLSQGEILSLVGPSGCGKTSIIKAILGLIPYEGNVKLFTSRVGYCPQKDILFDWMTVYENAILPLILKKERSPSNLKELFKRFGLSGFENKRPYQLSGGMRQRLSLLRAVLSGDELLILDEPFSSVDAYTRKKLQIWLSEEVYRMQSSVVLITHDVEEAVLLSDRILVLSNRPSKVLEEISVPLPKPRTLKTLTNPKFSQIEEGILEILMNQS; encoded by the coding sequence ATGGCTTTATTCGATGGGATTCCTGAAAAAAATGATAGACGTGAAGAAAGCATTCACGAACGAATTTCTACCGTAATGACCGTGGAACACTTGAAAATCCGATACGATGAACTATTGGTTGTTGAGGATCTCTCCTTGAACCTATCTCAAGGAGAGATCCTCTCTCTTGTTGGACCTTCCGGATGCGGCAAAACCTCCATAATAAAAGCGATCTTGGGATTGATTCCATACGAAGGAAACGTGAAACTCTTCACCTCACGCGTGGGATATTGCCCTCAGAAAGATATTCTCTTCGATTGGATGACAGTCTATGAGAACGCGATTCTTCCCCTTATCTTAAAGAAAGAACGTTCACCCTCCAATCTCAAAGAATTGTTCAAACGATTTGGGCTCTCGGGGTTCGAGAACAAAAGACCTTATCAACTCTCCGGCGGAATGAGGCAAAGACTCTCTCTTCTCAGAGCGGTACTCTCAGGAGATGAGTTACTCATACTCGATGAGCCCTTTTCTTCTGTGGACGCTTACACGCGGAAAAAGCTTCAAATATGGCTTTCAGAAGAAGTCTATAGAATGCAAAGTTCCGTTGTACTCATAACTCACGATGTAGAAGAGGCAGTGTTGCTATCGGATAGAATATTAGTACTCTCCAACAGACCATCCAAGGTCCTCGAAGAAATATCGGTTCCACTTCCAAAACCAAGAACTCTGAAAACCTTAACAAATCCAAAATTTTCCCAGATTGAAGAAGGGATTCTAGAAATTCTTATGAATCAATCTTGA
- a CDS encoding ABC transporter substrate-binding protein yields MKKTLLILLLVSSLLLAEDITVVLDWYPNTNHTGLYVAKDLGYYEKEGLNVKIVQPSRLTAEQLVASGKAEFGVSYQEAVTLSRGEGMPIVSIAAIIQHNTSGFAWLKSEGINGVKDWEGKKYGSWGSPIEKATIEYIMRKYGADPSKVIFVNVGQMDFFAGTLNDVFDFAWIFYGWDGVASKVKGIEIEYLPLKEIDEVFDYYTPVLITSESLMKENPELIRRFLRATAKGYEYAIQHPVEAAKILLKYAPELDEKIVIESQKYLAGQYKADAEKWGYQKEEVWRRYAEWLYSMGFLKKMIDVKKAFTNEFLP; encoded by the coding sequence ATGAAAAAGACACTTCTGATTCTTCTCTTGGTTTCCTCTCTACTTTTAGCAGAGGATATAACAGTTGTTCTGGATTGGTATCCCAACACGAATCACACAGGATTGTACGTTGCAAAAGATCTTGGTTACTATGAAAAAGAAGGTTTGAACGTAAAAATCGTCCAACCTTCCAGGCTCACAGCAGAACAACTTGTAGCCAGTGGAAAAGCCGAGTTCGGAGTGAGTTATCAAGAAGCCGTAACTCTTTCCCGGGGTGAAGGAATGCCCATTGTTTCCATAGCAGCTATCATCCAGCACAATACATCCGGTTTTGCTTGGCTGAAGAGTGAAGGAATAAATGGCGTTAAAGATTGGGAAGGCAAGAAATACGGAAGCTGGGGATCACCAATAGAAAAAGCGACTATAGAATATATTATGAGAAAGTACGGAGCGGATCCTTCAAAGGTGATCTTTGTGAACGTAGGACAAATGGATTTCTTTGCGGGGACATTGAACGATGTGTTCGATTTCGCTTGGATTTTCTATGGTTGGGATGGCGTGGCAAGTAAAGTTAAAGGAATAGAGATAGAGTACTTACCACTCAAAGAGATAGACGAAGTTTTCGACTATTACACTCCCGTCCTCATAACCAGTGAATCACTGATGAAAGAAAATCCAGAACTCATAAGAAGGTTTCTCAGGGCAACGGCAAAAGGGTATGAATATGCTATACAGCATCCCGTTGAAGCAGCCAAGATTCTACTAAAATACGCTCCCGAGTTGGACGAAAAAATAGTGATCGAGTCCCAAAAATATCTCGCTGGTCAGTACAAAGCAGATGCGGAAAAGTGGGGTTATCAGAAAGAAGAGGTATGGAGGAGATACGCCGAATGGCTTTATTCGATGGGATTCCTGAAAAAAATGATAGACGTGAAGAAAGCATTCACGAACGAATTTCTACCGTAA
- a CDS encoding ABC transporter permease → MKRRYRNIAKWSFLVVVILVWEFSHVPQYLLPKPTSIVREMISQWKIVIDHSVYTVVEALLGLVIGLLLGVGLAVLMDLFRVIRDVIYPVLIVSQAIPIVAVAPLVVIWFGLEIGTKIGIVAFVTLFPVALNTLEGFRTIDPDALDLFKVMKASKLQMYRYLIVPHTLPYVFSGLKISATYAVVSAVIGEWLGAEKGLGIYMIRAMNTFRADRLFVSVIVVVILSVLIFKLVDFLSRKLTPWFEERRLLT, encoded by the coding sequence TTGAAGAGAAGGTATCGAAATATCGCTAAGTGGAGTTTCTTGGTCGTGGTGATTCTCGTTTGGGAATTTTCTCATGTTCCACAATATCTTCTTCCCAAACCAACTTCCATCGTGAGAGAGATGATATCCCAATGGAAGATTGTGATAGATCACAGTGTGTACACTGTAGTAGAGGCTCTTCTAGGGCTAGTGATCGGCCTTTTGTTGGGAGTAGGACTCGCCGTTCTGATGGATCTTTTTCGGGTGATACGAGATGTGATATACCCTGTTTTGATTGTATCCCAAGCGATCCCTATAGTTGCAGTCGCGCCACTCGTAGTCATCTGGTTCGGACTTGAAATAGGTACGAAAATAGGGATCGTAGCTTTCGTCACCCTCTTTCCCGTCGCTCTTAACACACTGGAAGGCTTCAGAACGATCGACCCCGATGCACTAGATCTTTTCAAGGTGATGAAAGCATCGAAATTGCAGATGTACAGATACCTCATCGTCCCTCATACACTCCCTTACGTATTCTCTGGTCTAAAGATATCCGCAACCTACGCTGTTGTTTCCGCCGTAATAGGAGAATGGCTTGGCGCAGAGAAAGGACTTGGCATATACATGATAAGAGCAATGAACACTTTTAGAGCGGATCGTCTTTTCGTTTCCGTCATAGTGGTTGTGATTCTGAGTGTTCTTATTTTCAAATTGGTAGATTTTCTCTCCAGAAAATTGACGCCCTGGTTCGAAGAAAGGAGGTTGTTAACATGA
- a CDS encoding MTH1187 family thiamine-binding protein, protein MPKVTVSIKVIPAVENGRLHEVIDKAIEKIGTWGMKYEVGPSNTTVEGEFDEIMDQVKDLAKYLEKFAKRFVLQLDIDYKVGGITIEEKVSKYR, encoded by the coding sequence ATGCCGAAAGTGACAGTCTCAATAAAGGTGATACCGGCTGTAGAAAATGGGAGACTCCATGAAGTGATAGATAAAGCGATCGAGAAAATTGGAACCTGGGGAATGAAATACGAAGTGGGTCCTTCCAACACTACTGTAGAGGGAGAATTTGACGAAATCATGGATCAGGTAAAAGATCTAGCAAAATATCTCGAAAAATTCGCTAAGAGATTCGTCCTTCAACTTGATATAGATTACAAAGTTGGAGGCATCACCATTGAAGAGAAGGTATCGAAATATCGCTAA
- a CDS encoding metal-sulfur cluster assembly factor, producing MSKKVTKEDVLNALKNVIDFELGLDVVSLGLVYDIQIDDQNNVKVLMTMTTPMCPLAGMILSDAEEAIKKIEGVGNVEVELTFDPPWSPERMSPELREKFGI from the coding sequence ATGTCAAAAAAAGTTACCAAAGAAGACGTTTTGAACGCTCTAAAGAATGTTATAGACTTCGAGCTGGGGTTGGATGTGGTCAGCTTGGGCCTTGTGTACGATATACAGATCGACGATCAAAACAATGTGAAGGTGCTCATGACCATGACGACACCCATGTGTCCATTGGCTGGCATGATTCTTTCTGATGCAGAGGAAGCAATAAAGAAAATAGAAGGTGTTGGTAATGTGGAGGTGGAGCTTACTTTCGACCCACCATGGTCGCCAGAGAGAATGTCTCCGGAGTTGAGAGAAAAATTTGGGATTTGA
- the prmC gene encoding peptide chain release factor N(5)-glutamine methyltransferase, with protein sequence MVARENVSGVERKIWDLMKELSVTLENVTESPSLEVLLIASKVLGVRKEDLLSKNIFVPADRERNLRQLVMKRATGYPLHYILGEKEFMGLSFYVEEGIFIPRPETEELVELALDIIKKYNVRVVADIGTGSGAIGVSVAKFADVIVLATDISEKAVEVSKKNARRHRVLERFLVKRGGFLEPFREKFDLIDMILSNPPYVREGAKLPRDVLFEPSEALFGGKDGLNFYKEFFRRYNVEGKIVLMEIGEDQVEALKKLVPEAEFLKDSSGRFRFLLLNRHFF encoded by the coding sequence ATGGTCGCCAGAGAGAATGTCTCCGGAGTTGAGAGAAAAATTTGGGATTTGATGAAAGAGCTATCGGTAACTCTAGAGAATGTAACAGAGAGTCCTTCTCTGGAGGTACTTTTGATAGCTTCGAAAGTCTTAGGGGTGAGAAAAGAAGATTTACTGTCAAAGAACATTTTCGTTCCTGCTGATCGAGAGAGAAATCTTAGACAACTTGTGATGAAAAGAGCAACGGGATATCCTCTTCATTATATCCTCGGTGAGAAAGAGTTCATGGGGCTTTCTTTTTACGTCGAAGAAGGAATTTTCATACCGCGACCTGAAACGGAGGAACTCGTCGAGTTGGCCTTGGATATCATAAAAAAATACAACGTAAGAGTAGTTGCGGATATTGGGACAGGAAGTGGAGCTATAGGTGTGAGTGTTGCAAAGTTTGCAGATGTTATCGTTCTAGCAACAGATATTTCTGAAAAAGCGGTAGAGGTTTCCAAAAAAAATGCGAGAAGACACAGAGTCCTTGAAAGATTCTTGGTAAAAAGGGGAGGCTTTTTGGAACCGTTCAGAGAAAAATTCGATTTGATAGACATGATCCTTTCCAACCCTCCTTATGTAAGAGAAGGCGCGAAACTTCCAAGAGATGTTCTTTTTGAACCTTCAGAGGCGCTCTTTGGGGGTAAAGATGGACTAAATTTTTACAAGGAGTTTTTCAGGAGGTACAACGTGGAAGGAAAGATCGTACTCATGGAGATCGGTGAGGATCAAGTGGAAGCTCTTAAAAAACTTGTACCAGAGGCGGAATTTTTGAAAGATTCTAGCGGAAGATTCCGTTTTTTACTTCTCAACCGACACTTCTTTTGA
- a CDS encoding NAD-dependent protein deacylase, which produces MKEFIKLLNESSLTVVLTGAGISTPSGIPDFRGPNGIYKKYPQNIFDIDFFYTHPQDFYRFAKEAIFPMLNTKPNLAHLLLAKLEEKGLIEAVITQNIDRLHQKAGNKKVIELHGNVEDYYCVKCGKEYTVEIVKRKLEVAEVPECDECLGLIRPNIVFFGEPLPQNALQEATKLSSEANLMIVIGSSLVVYPAAELPLLTVRSGGKLVIVNMGSTTLDDLATLKYNMDVVEFAKRVMEEGGLR; this is translated from the coding sequence ATGAAGGAGTTCATCAAACTACTGAATGAATCGTCCCTTACAGTTGTTCTTACCGGAGCCGGCATAAGTACACCAAGTGGCATACCGGATTTCAGAGGGCCGAATGGAATTTACAAAAAATACCCTCAAAATATTTTCGATATAGATTTTTTCTACACTCACCCACAGGATTTCTACAGGTTTGCAAAAGAAGCTATATTCCCCATGCTGAACACAAAACCGAATCTTGCTCATCTTTTATTAGCGAAACTGGAAGAAAAGGGATTGATCGAAGCAGTAATAACTCAGAACATAGACCGCCTCCATCAAAAAGCGGGAAACAAAAAGGTTATAGAGTTACATGGAAACGTCGAGGATTATTACTGTGTAAAATGTGGAAAAGAGTATACAGTGGAAATTGTCAAGAGGAAACTTGAGGTAGCAGAAGTTCCCGAATGTGATGAATGCTTGGGACTCATCAGACCAAACATCGTTTTTTTCGGAGAACCTCTACCTCAAAATGCTTTGCAGGAAGCAACAAAGCTCTCTTCAGAAGCAAATCTGATGATTGTGATTGGATCTTCTCTGGTAGTGTATCCTGCAGCTGAATTGCCGCTCCTTACTGTTCGATCCGGTGGGAAACTTGTCATTGTGAACATGGGGAGCACAACGCTTGATGATCTCGCAACTTTGAAGTACAATATGGACGTCGTTGAGTTTGCAAAAAGGGTTATGGAGGAAGGGGGCTTGAGATGA
- a CDS encoding DUF4897 domain-containing protein, which produces MSSKTIYILLIIMVVFMLVEFLFFFLGGRTPFEIVYYKSTMEYDYSGNATFTTNAKLYFKDEKKKEEYKANYASASKEGLNEYFSQISKEVGREIVPLDYRVNVNDSGGILEVTETTFLKGAARLKGDTLDTSMGSLTLNVAGETEIVLKLPEDATVVSVTPTPVEWRDNTMIWKPREPMMFPKVIFRKVTENEGVHQTTE; this is translated from the coding sequence TTGAGTTCTAAAACAATTTACATCTTGCTGATTATCATGGTAGTGTTCATGCTCGTGGAATTTCTGTTTTTTTTCCTGGGAGGAAGAACTCCCTTTGAAATAGTATACTATAAAAGCACAATGGAGTACGACTACTCCGGAAATGCCACATTTACTACCAACGCAAAACTCTACTTCAAGGATGAAAAGAAAAAGGAAGAGTACAAGGCTAACTACGCTTCTGCTTCTAAAGAAGGACTAAATGAGTATTTTTCTCAAATTAGTAAAGAAGTTGGTAGGGAAATCGTGCCCCTCGATTACAGAGTGAATGTGAACGACTCCGGAGGGATACTTGAAGTTACGGAAACCACCTTCCTAAAGGGGGCAGCTCGTCTGAAAGGAGATACTCTGGACACAAGCATGGGTAGTCTAACTTTGAATGTAGCTGGGGAAACAGAGATCGTCCTCAAATTGCCCGAGGATGCAACGGTGGTGTCGGTTACTCCAACACCTGTTGAATGGAGAGACAACACTATGATCTGGAAACCAAGAGAACCCATGATGTTTCCGAAAGTCATCTTCAGAAAGGTGACAGAAAATGAAGGAGTTCATCAAACTACTGAATGA